From Candidatus Ancaeobacter aquaticus, the proteins below share one genomic window:
- a CDS encoding pyridoxine 5'-phosphate synthase gives MIKLGINIDHIATIREARKTYEPDPIAAAGICERAGADGITVHLREDRRHIQDRDLAILKETVNTKLNLEMAAVDSIIKLAMKTKPDQCTLVPEKRQEVTTEGGLNVDSNLSTITNAVKKLQSKNIVVSLFIDPDPKQIIASAKTGAQYIEIHTGAYARARQEEDIAKEIENIICGIDIANDNGLRINAGHGLHYHNVQMLASIPDFEEFNIGHSIISRAVFDGLSQAVKDMKRLLI, from the coding sequence ATGATTAAACTCGGCATCAATATAGACCATATTGCAACAATACGTGAAGCACGAAAAACATACGAACCTGATCCAATAGCAGCCGCGGGAATTTGTGAACGGGCTGGAGCTGATGGGATAACGGTGCATCTTCGTGAAGATAGACGCCATATTCAGGACCGAGACCTAGCAATACTAAAAGAAACAGTAAACACAAAATTAAACCTTGAAATGGCTGCTGTCGACTCTATTATTAAGCTAGCTATGAAAACAAAGCCGGACCAATGCACATTAGTGCCTGAAAAAAGGCAGGAAGTTACTACAGAAGGTGGTCTTAATGTTGATTCAAACTTATCTACCATCACAAATGCAGTAAAAAAGCTACAGTCAAAAAACATTGTAGTGAGCCTCTTTATTGATCCCGATCCAAAACAAATCATTGCTTCAGCAAAAACTGGAGCCCAGTACATAGAGATTCACACCGGAGCATATGCACGTGCACGTCAGGAAGAAGACATAGCAAAAGAAATTGAAAATATTATATGCGGCATAGACATAGCGAACGACAATGGGTTAAGGATAAATGCGGGGCACGGATTACATTATCATAATGTCCAGATGCTTGCCAGTATACCGGATTTTGAAGAGTTTAATATAGGTCATAGCATTATTTCTCGTGCAGTTTTTGATGGATTATCACAAGCGGTAAAAGACATGAAACGCCTTTTAATCTAA
- the glmM gene encoding phosphoglucosamine mutase, with translation MKKLFGTDGVRGIANTEPMTAETVLKIGRAAAYIFKKDNTRRHRIIIGKDTRVSGYMIESALVSGICSMGVDVVQVGPLPTPGIAFITRSLRADAGIVISASHNPYEDNGIKLFSSDGYKLPESIERKIEELIATGEIDSIRPTATDIGKAYRDKDAIGRYVEFIKNSFPKGLTLDGISVVLDCANGAGYKIAPKVLTELGADVKILNDAPNGTNINLDCGAIHTDVIRKAVIGHKVDVGISLDGDADRVIFADENGNEVDGDLILAICALDMKRNKALQDNAFVTTVMNNMGLDIAMEKAGIKLYKANVGDRYVIAEMEKRNLNLGGEQSGHIIFKDYTTTGDGMITALQVLRIMKTKKMTLSALCSCMQKLPQILMNIKVKSKKPFESVPDIKKEMETTTKELGNKGRLLLRYSGTQNIARIMLEGEDIESINTMAERLAVLIKTNLG, from the coding sequence ATGAAAAAACTATTTGGCACAGACGGTGTTCGAGGCATAGCAAACACCGAACCAATGACAGCCGAAACCGTACTGAAAATCGGACGGGCAGCCGCATATATATTCAAGAAAGACAACACGAGAAGACATCGCATAATCATTGGAAAAGATACGCGTGTCTCTGGCTACATGATCGAAAGCGCTCTCGTTTCAGGTATTTGTTCAATGGGGGTAGATGTTGTTCAGGTCGGGCCACTCCCTACTCCGGGTATCGCGTTCATTACTCGCAGCCTCCGTGCTGACGCGGGAATAGTTATTTCTGCATCACATAACCCTTATGAAGATAACGGTATAAAATTATTCTCGAGCGATGGCTACAAACTACCGGAATCCATTGAGCGAAAAATAGAAGAGCTTATAGCAACCGGTGAGATAGATTCAATTCGCCCAACAGCAACAGATATCGGTAAAGCATATCGCGATAAAGACGCCATTGGACGCTATGTAGAGTTCATAAAAAACTCGTTTCCAAAAGGCCTCACGTTAGACGGAATAAGCGTAGTGCTTGATTGCGCAAATGGTGCAGGATACAAAATTGCCCCAAAAGTGCTTACCGAGCTCGGTGCAGATGTAAAGATATTAAACGATGCCCCTAACGGGACAAATATCAATCTCGATTGCGGAGCAATACATACCGACGTCATAAGAAAAGCTGTTATAGGACATAAGGTTGATGTGGGCATATCGCTTGACGGAGATGCCGACAGAGTCATATTTGCTGACGAGAATGGCAATGAAGTCGACGGTGATTTAATCCTCGCTATATGCGCTCTTGATATGAAAAGGAATAAAGCCTTACAGGACAACGCATTTGTAACAACAGTCATGAATAATATGGGCCTTGATATCGCCATGGAAAAAGCAGGAATAAAACTCTACAAGGCAAATGTAGGAGACAGGTATGTTATTGCGGAAATGGAAAAGAGAAACCTCAATCTTGGCGGAGAACAGTCAGGCCATATTATTTTCAAAGATTACACAACAACTGGTGATGGAATGATAACTGCACTACAAGTGCTCCGTATAATGAAAACGAAAAAAATGACTCTTTCAGCGTTATGCTCATGCATGCAAAAACTTCCCCAGATACTTATGAATATAAAAGTAAAATCAAAAAAACCATTCGAATCTGTCCCTGATATCAAAAAAGAGATGGAGACCACAACGAAAGAACTGGGAAACAAAGGAAGACTTCTCTTACGTTATTCTGGAACACAAAACATTGCCAGAATAATGCTTGAAGGAGAAGATATTGAATCAATCAACACTATGGCCGAGCGATTAGCCGTATTAATAAAAACGAATCTTGGATAA
- a CDS encoding CdaR family protein, whose amino-acid sequence MSHILKKLLLNNFWTKFAAFLLSLLIWFYVAGEENIEVVKDIPISISLYNDFVITNSSADIVTITLIGPRETINDIDFSEIVAKKDLSNITTPGNSTFTLLPQNINIPQNTRLTKIQPSEITVRIDKLINKELIVEPVVENQPSSGFAIEEVIANPTIVKIRGPQSILKAMSKINTSPIDLTGRNNSFSQKTKTEPILGEFTYNGFVDVSIYIKELSKQKEFKNVSIRIMQSPTDRYFVKLVPDRAEITITGSDALVPKIEAKDIVCYIDIENVKEGDYELPIQTRMPKGITLLKLKPVNVKVSIKGEPIPVKTIEEVL is encoded by the coding sequence ATGTCACACATACTAAAGAAATTACTCTTGAATAACTTTTGGACAAAATTTGCTGCTTTTCTTTTATCGCTTCTCATTTGGTTTTACGTTGCAGGAGAAGAGAATATTGAAGTAGTTAAAGATATCCCCATATCCATATCATTATATAATGATTTTGTTATCACAAACAGTAGCGCAGATATCGTTACAATAACACTCATTGGGCCACGTGAGACCATTAACGATATTGATTTTAGCGAGATTGTCGCAAAAAAAGATCTTTCAAATATCACAACGCCGGGGAATAGTACTTTTACTCTGCTTCCTCAAAACATCAACATCCCGCAAAATACACGGCTTACAAAAATTCAACCATCAGAAATAACTGTACGCATAGATAAGTTAATTAATAAAGAGCTCATAGTTGAACCGGTAGTTGAAAACCAACCGTCATCAGGTTTTGCGATAGAAGAAGTTATTGCGAATCCTACGATTGTAAAAATACGGGGACCACAGTCAATACTAAAAGCAATGTCAAAAATAAACACCTCCCCTATTGATCTTACAGGAAGAAACAATTCATTCTCACAAAAAACAAAAACAGAGCCTATTCTTGGAGAGTTTACCTACAACGGATTTGTTGATGTTTCAATCTATATTAAAGAATTATCCAAACAAAAAGAATTCAAAAATGTATCGATACGTATTATGCAATCTCCCACGGATCGTTATTTTGTTAAATTAGTCCCTGACAGAGCTGAAATTACAATTACGGGTTCAGATGCACTTGTTCCAAAAATTGAAGCAAAAGATATAGTATGCTACATAGACATCGAAAACGTTAAAGAAGGAGACTATGAGCTCCCTATACAGACACGTATGCCTAAAGGAATAACACTCCTTAAACTAAAGCCGGTAAACGTAAAAGTATCCATAAAAGGTGAACCTATCCCCGTAAAAACCATAGAAGAGGTATTATGA
- the cdaA gene encoding diadenylate cyclase CdaA, which produces MLNFISFYYKPIIEISVMTVVFYFIFLLLRQTRAIQLLKGIIILVFIFFIAQKLGLTTISWLLTKVFTFFILACLIIFQPELRKILAQLGKRPFFAPYIIEEEVIDKLASTITSLSQKKIGAIIAIERSTGLRNYIDTGVSVDAEITTDLLNTIFMPTTPLHDGAVIIQKNRIAAASCLLPLSEKTDITRGLGTRHRAAIGLTEETDALVLTISEETGIISMAFEDKLTRNIDESFLKRKLKELLITGKKKG; this is translated from the coding sequence ATGCTGAACTTTATTTCATTTTATTACAAACCAATAATAGAGATCTCAGTAATGACTGTCGTCTTCTATTTCATATTTCTCCTCCTGCGTCAAACCAGAGCAATACAGCTCTTAAAAGGCATTATTATACTTGTTTTTATATTTTTTATTGCGCAGAAACTAGGCCTCACCACTATAAGTTGGCTGCTCACAAAAGTATTTACTTTTTTCATCCTTGCATGCCTTATCATTTTCCAACCGGAATTACGAAAGATATTGGCACAATTAGGAAAACGTCCTTTTTTTGCTCCCTACATTATTGAGGAAGAAGTTATCGATAAACTTGCATCAACCATAACCTCTCTTTCACAAAAAAAGATCGGGGCAATTATCGCAATTGAACGTTCGACAGGCCTAAGAAATTATATTGATACCGGCGTATCTGTAGACGCTGAGATCACTACAGATCTACTCAATACTATATTTATGCCGACTACTCCATTACATGACGGAGCAGTAATAATCCAGAAAAACCGTATTGCGGCAGCATCGTGTTTACTCCCTCTCTCAGAAAAAACTGATATAACCAGAGGCCTTGGCACCAGACATAGAGCGGCAATAGGTCTTACCGAAGAAACAGATGCCCTTGTCCTGACGATTTCTGAAGAAACAGGTATCATATCAATGGCTTTTGAGGATAAACTTACACGAAACATAGACGAATCATTTCTAAAGAGAAAGCTCAAAGAATTATTGATTACCGGAAAGAAAAAAGGATAA